The sequence below is a genomic window from Nostoc flagelliforme CCNUN1.
ACGAAATGCGGGTTGTAGTTCGGCTTCATACTGAGCAATAATCTCATCACGAAAGCTAGCATCATCGCAAACTGCAATCAGTAAATTTAATCCCCGCTTTTGAGCTTCAATAGAAACAATTAAATCATCATACGCATCTTGATTTTCTCCTTCATCAAATAATTCTTCATTTAACATTAATAGCTCCCTGTCTTCTCAAGCTTTCGATAATAATTGGATGAACATCGTACCAAGTTTCATCGGTACGATATTCTAGAACATATAGCCCATGTAGTAAATCCAAAAACTCTGCTTGTTTGGGATCATTGGGCATAAATTGTTCATAAACACTCTGCAAAATATCTGTATCAACTTTTCCTAAACGTATAGAAAAGTCATTGCGGATTTTATTGATTGCTTGCAGGAGAATTTTATCATCAATGATAACTTTGGCTGTGGGATTTCGCCGGATCATTCGCAAACAAATGCGGCAACATTCCTTAGAAATACGAATTAACTCTCGCAATACGCCACCACTGTAAATCACAATCTTTTCAGCAGTTTCTGCCGCGATTAATTCACTGGGAATCCGCTTTTGTAAAACTTCACCGAGAATCTTTGTTGCTTCCGGGCGAGGTTGAGCATTTGGAAAGCGATTTTTACCTTTATCAAATATTTTTAACACAGGCATTGCCACAACCTGATCGTTGGTTTCAGTGGCAATTATCGTGCTGATAAATGTTTCCCGAAGGACTGCGATCGGGATAGTGTAGATAATTTGAAAGTTAGGTTGACAAAGAGCTTTAATGTTATCTCGATAAATTTCGTTAACTCTGCCTAAGTCAAGTTTATCTAAATCATCAATAATTACTAAAACGTTTTGTTTAGTCGCAGCTTGAATTAAAGCAGCTATTTCGTTAATTCTGGCAACTAAATCTGATAACTTGCGTTCAAACTCTTGCTTAATTTCATCTCGAACGCTTGCATCAGCTTTTAATTTAGAACTAATTAACTTTAGGAGGTCAAAACCTATACTAACTTCTGCTTGCAAATTTGTTTCTTCAGTGCGAGTGCGGGTAGCAAACCACTGATAAAGAGCTTCTTCAGTGGATTGCGGAATATCAACTTTGCGTGCTTCTGCCTCTGTCATTAAATTAACTGCGATCGCAAACAGTATATTAATATGATTAACAGCCGACATTTCAATTTTGTCAGCAATAGAAAACAGAACTACAAAATATTTATCTTGAATTTGTCGGCTAAATTCAGCTAACAAAGTAGACTTACCACATCCCCGATGTCCTGTAAAGACAATTTTGCCATCTCCATTAGGACTATCTTCCACTAATTGGTTAAGGTCTGCAATCAAATCATCACCATATTCGACTCGAAATCTTTCCATTTCGTTCCGTTCCATCAACGGAAACAGTTCGAGATTGCTGTATGCTTCTTGAAAGGAGTTTAATAAGTCTTCAGACATAGATAGTGCCGTAAACATGCTAACTATTCATATAATGGCTCATGATTTTTCAAGTAGAAGTTAAGGTAATTACAACTTTCCTAACTCTGTCAATAAATGGCTACTAGGTGATACTGTCTTATGTTTTTAAATAAGATACTTTACCTTTCACAATCCCAACCGATAAACAAGCAATAGAGCTGAATATAAATAAGAGTGAATGATAGATTATACATTCAATAAATAGAAACAAACAGTAGATTATACATTTGAGATAGTGAAAGCTACCTAACAAATAGATAAAATTAAATTTTCATTTACAAAATAAAATTTTTAGCTTGTTTTGCTTGTGTCCCCTCTTCCTAACAGAGGGTAAAGTCCAGCGATGTCTACGATGGTCACTGAGCTTTGTCGAAGTGCGGGCTATTCGGCGTCGCACTGATGACGATGGAGATGCTGAGTGCAATAGCAAAAGAACTAGAGGCGTTTTCAAACTCCAAATTAGACTTAATTGTAGTAGCACGTCAGCCTTAAAATATTGGGTTCAAAAAGCTAGAAAGTTCCAAACGAAACTATTCTATGATTACTCAACCCAACAAATTAAGCTGGATAGTGCGTGTGGGCAAAAAGGAGCATGAGAATGCGATCGCAATTGAGTAAGCGATGCCGACGGCGGGTTGCGCCTACGCTAGGGGTAATAATTAAGCCCCTCTGCTTCTTTTCAATGCCCCATATCTAGTTTCATCTGCTATTTTCTGGCTTCTCAAGCGCTGGTTTCTGATACTTACCTGGATACTTGCGCTGAAAATATTCTTCCATAATTTGTAAGATCATCGGCGCAGCAATGCTACCACCACCACCACCGGAATGTTCAGCAAATGCCACAATTAGAACTTCTGGCTGTTCAGCAGGTGCATAGGCTCCAAACCAAGCGTGATTTTGCTTAACACGCCCCTTCCACGCTTCAGCAGTGCCACTCTTACCAGCGACTGGGGGAACTGTTGGCTGCTTCAAAGCCTTACCTGTACCTTCAGCTACTACTTTCCGTAGTCCCTGACGGAGAATACTTATGGTTGTCGGCTTCATATTTAAAGATTCTCGCCAGCTTTTTGCTTCTTCATTGTCTTTAAGCAAATGCGGCTGGACTCGGTAGCCACCATTAGCAGGCACGGCAAACATGATGGCGACTTGCAAAGGTGTAGTTTGTAAAGCACCTTGACCAATTGACATATTAATGCTGTCGCCTACAGTCCAAGGTATCTTCCAAGCTTTTTGCTTCCATGCTTCATCTGGCACTAAACCTTTTGCTTCTTCGTTGGCAAACTCAAAGCCGGTTTTTTTACCAAATCCATACTTACGAGTCCATTCAATTAAAGTTGGGCCGCCGACTCCCCGACCAATTTGATAGAAGAAGGTATCACTACTCCACTGTAATGCCCCGACAAAACCCAATGGCCCGAATCCGGCGTGATTCCATTCACCAAATCGGGTGCCGCCAAAGTTTAAGGAACCGTAAGTTTGCAGGATTGTGCTTGGAGAAAATTTACCTGATTCTAACCCGGCTGTGGTGGTGACAATTTTGAAGGTGCTAGCGGGTGGAAAGGCGCTGAGGGCGCGATTGACCAAAGGATGATCGGCACCTTGCACAGTTTCCCAATCTTTTTGGGTGAGTTTCTGCTTCGAGAAAATATTTGGATCAAAGGTGGGGTGAGATACCATTGCTAAAACGGCACCGTTCTTTGGGTCAAGTGCCACGATCGCACCGTCGCGATCGCCCAAAGTTTTTTCTGCTGTCTTTTGCATATTTAAATCTACGGTCAAGTGCAAATCGTTACCAGCCTTTGCCTGTTTCACCCCCAAAACCCGGAGCGGCCGACCTGCACCATCCACTTCTACTTGCTGCCCGCCCCATTCGCCCCGCAGACTTTTCTCATAAGCTTTTTCAACTCCCATTTGACCAATCACATCACCCAATCTGTAGCCTTCCTGCTTCTTTTCTTTTAACTGCTCGGCGGTCAGTTCTCGTGTATAGCCTAATATATGTGCTAATTCCTTGCCGTGGGGTAGTAACGAACGGCTTCTGTAGAAATTTCTACATCTTTAAGTTCGCTTTGATACTCCTTTAATGCTGTGATTTCTGCTTCGTTCAAGTC
It includes:
- a CDS encoding ATP-binding protein, translating into MSEDLLNSFQEAYSNLELFPLMERNEMERFRVEYGDDLIADLNQLVEDSPNGDGKIVFTGHRGCGKSTLLAEFSRQIQDKYFVVLFSIADKIEMSAVNHINILFAIAVNLMTEAEARKVDIPQSTEEALYQWFATRTRTEETNLQAEVSIGFDLLKLISSKLKADASVRDEIKQEFERKLSDLVARINEIAALIQAATKQNVLVIIDDLDKLDLGRVNEIYRDNIKALCQPNFQIIYTIPIAVLRETFISTIIATETNDQVVAMPVLKIFDKGKNRFPNAQPRPEATKILGEVLQKRIPSELIAAETAEKIVIYSGGVLRELIRISKECCRICLRMIRRNPTAKVIIDDKILLQAINKIRNDFSIRLGKVDTDILQSVYEQFMPNDPKQAEFLDLLHGLYVLEYRTDETWYDVHPIIIESLRRQGAINVK